Within Anolis sagrei isolate rAnoSag1 chromosome X, rAnoSag1.mat, whole genome shotgun sequence, the genomic segment aaactgccttgattctacagtgtaggcgagtcttttgggctgcataggtcgacagcaagcgaAACTATTAATGGTAGGGAGCTTACTACTcccagtcagtagtgatttaatacagctggctactaactagctgtgccacagcctggtccttTGCATGGCAAAAGAAAGAACAAACCTTTCCTGCCCTTTTTCATACCCACCACTTACCCGTCATCAACTATGGACACAAATGAATGATGCAGCCCTTCTTGTGAATGTCACATGGTCATGATTGAGCCTTTCTAGCCTGTGAATGTCACATAATGCATCACTAACCCCTCAATCATTCAAcaggtgtgtgaccacatgtccattagaactgtattttacacAATATGATAACTGTCAATGCATTCCTGTCTAACAATGCGTTCCCTATCTAACAGTCTACGCAATGCATGTTtacatttgtctttttggcactAGCCATGCTTGTATCCTTTCTGGCCAGATCGTAATGAaagcctctgaatcatagaatcatagaagcaaagagttggaagagatctcctgggccatccagtccaacccaattctgccaaaaagcaggaatattgcatccaaatcacccctgacagatggccatccagcctctgtttaaaagcttccaaagaaggagcctccaccacactccggggcagagagttccactgctgaacggctctcacagtcaggaagttcttcctcatgttcagatggaatctcctctcttgtagtttgaagccattgttccattgcgtcctagtctccagggaagcagaaaacaagcttgctccctcctcctccctgtggcttcctctcacatatttatacatggttatcatatctcctctcatccttctcttcttcaggctaaacatgcccagctccttaagccgctcctcatagggcttgttctccagacccttgatcatttgagtcgccctcctctggacacattccagctgctTGTTATCATCCTACTGTGCGTATTCTTTAATCTGAAACGTTAGGTGTTAttgtaaactagctgtcccctgacacgcgttgctgtggcccagtctgtgtatatgtgttttgtgtgtgtatatgtgtgtgtatatatttgtgtttatatgtatatgtgtgtttgcatatatatatatgcaacacAGTATAtataaacacagcagaagggacttaaaaagccaaaaaaacaaaaatacattacaactcatgtgaaaaatgacacacacacacacacacacacacacacacacacacacatatatatatatatatatatgtatgtcatTTTtcacatgagttgtaatgtattttttgtttttttggctttttaattcccttctgctgtgtttttgagtatttttatgagtgatggtcactcattgacctgataggtctattgtgtccaaatttggtgtcaattcatccagtggtttttgagttatgtcaatcccacaaactaacattacatttgtatttatatagatgcttgCCAGGCAGGGCCCTCTTTTATCCACGGTCCATGGTCTAAATTCGACCTCAAAGCGAGCAATGAAAAGGCTGATATGTTTGATTCTGGTTTTGTCTTGCAGGAGGCCAAGCCATGACCATCAGAGAAGCCCCCAGTTCAGAGCCCAAGTTAAGAGAGTTGATGGACAAAATATACGTGTTTGGGTACGGTGGCTTCACTGCCGTGGCGGTGACCTTAGAGAAAATCGCCTTCTCTGCACCTAGCACGATTATCAGGTAAGGACCCCCAGAGTGATATGGCTGGCTGCAGCACTtgaatttccatggctcaatgctatggacattgtagtttcacaaggtctttgccTTCTCTGCGCAAGAGGGTGGGTGCCtggccaaactgcaactcccaggaatccttcacattgagccatggcagtactTTGACTATGTTTGGTGCCACCCTATGTTTACTATGTTTGGTGCCACCCTATGTTTACTATGTTTGGTGCCACCCTATGTTTACTATGTTTGGTGCCACCCTATGTTTACTATGTTTGGTGCCACCCTATGTTTACTATGTTTGGTGCCACCCTATGTTTACTATGTTTGGTGCCACGCTATGTTTACTATGTTTGGTGCCACCCTATGTTTACTATGTTTGGTGCCACGCTATGTTTACTATGTTTGGTGCCACCCTATGTTTACTATGTTTGGTGCCACCCTATGTTTACTATGTTTGGTGCCACCCTATGTTTACTATGTTTGGTGCCACCCTATGTTTACTATGTTTGGTGCCACGCTATGTTTACTATGTTTGGTGCCACcctatgtttactatatttggtGCCACCCTATGTTTACTATGTTTGGTGCCACCCTATGTTTACTATGTTTGGTGCCACCCTATGTTTACTATGTTTGGTGCCACcctatgtttactatatttggtGCCACCCTATGTTTACTATGTTTGGTGCCACCCTATGTTTACTATGTTTGGTGCCACCCTATGTTTACTATGTTTGGTGCCACGCTATGTTTACTATGTTTGGTGCCACCCTATGTTTACTATGTTTGGTGCCACCCTATGTTTACTATGTTTGGTCCCACCCTATGTTTACTATGTTTGGTGCCACCCTATGTTTACTATGTTTGGTGCCACCCTATGTTTACTATGTTTGGTGCCACCCTATGTTTACTATGTTTGGTGCCACGCTATGTTTACTATGTTTGGTGCCACGCTATGTTTACTATGTTTGGTGCCACCCTATGTTTACTATGTTTGGTGCCACCCTATGTTTACTATGTTTGGTGCCACcctatgtttattatgtttggtGCCACCCTATGTTTACTATGTTTGGTGCCACCCTATGTTTACTATGTTTGGTGCCACCCTATGTTTACTATGTTTGGTGCCACCCTATGTTTACTATGTTTGGTGCCACCCTATGTTTACTATGTTTGGTGCCACGCTATGTTTACTATGTTTGGTGCCACGCTATGTTTACTATGTTTGGTGCCACCCTATGTTTACTATGTTTGGTGCCACCCTATGTTTACTATGTTTGGTGCCACcctatgtttattatgtttggtGCCACCCTATGTTTACTATGTTTGGTGCCACCCTATGTTTACTATGTTTGGTGCCACCCTATGTTTACTATGTTTGGTGCCACCCTATGTTTACTATGTTTGGTGCCACCCTATGTTTACTATGTTTGGTGCCACCCTATGTTTACTATGTTTGGTTCCGCCTTTGGTGCCACCCAGAAATTTAGcatttcaagtcccatcatccctcacaAGCCTGAGAGGTAGACCTTTGGCTTCCATTGAAAAGCTTCCAGTGAAGGAACCATAGAATCgtggaatcctaaagttggatGGGACtctcaagggccacccagtccaactacAAAGCAAGACACAATTgtaactctcctgacagatggccattcagccatctTACACACCTATTGCTGCAccttagaattgcattggcttctttagctgctgcatcaaacTGTTGGCTCATCTTCAACTTGTGGTCctctaagactcctagatccctatTATATGGACTGTTTCCATGCCCCCATCCTATATCTCTTGCATTTGATGTTTATTGTCTAAGGGTAGCACTGTTTAGGGGAGAAAgtgttgtcgagcaatttagagtggctgtggatagagagatccaagccattgtgggttgcctagTGAGAAGAAAAGCCAGTATACACAAAGGTCTGCCTCAATGTTTCCTTCGATGGTGGAAGTATCTGTTTTTGATTCTTTGCAGCTCCCTGCTGGCGAAAACCTACGAGACTCTCCGGGAACAAGAGGCAGAACTTCCTCCGGAATTTCAGGAAGCGAAGGAGTTCCTCGAGGCCGTCTTGGAGAAGACTTTCCGGGTTTATGATCAGTTGAAACGATACGATTCTGACGGGTTGGAAAGGGTCATGGAGGCGCTGGCGCTGTACGTGGACCCAGTGGCCTCCAAGGCGCTTATGGGCGTGGAGTGGCTGGAGGAGAACGTCAAACCCATGGTGGTCGAAGCGTTCCAGGCGTACGAGAGAGGCCTGGACCAGGCGATGGAGTCCCTGAAGATCCAAGTGTTCTCTTACTCCAAGGAGCTGCAAGCTAAGGAGATGCAAGAATTTGGAGATAGCCTCCAGGCCTCCATGGTTGAAGCAGCCAAGAAGCTCCTGTTGGGGATGGAGACCCTCAGCAAGCACTCAAAGCCCTACTGGAGCCCCTTCCTCAAGGAGTACAAGAAGTACGAGCCAGGGCTCAGAGAGTGGATGGAAAGGCCATTGATCCCCACTCAGAAAAAAGACTGACCCTAGCACctccctaatgccatgaccccttaatccagttcctcaggttgtggtgacccccaaccataaaattaatttcgttgctacttcataattgtaattttgctaaagttacaaattgtcatgtaaatatctgataggcagggtgtattttcattcactggatatatccaaatacccgatatacccaaatttgaatactggtccttgacatttgggagttgtagttgctgggatttatagttcacctacaattaaagagcattctgaactccaccaaacttggcacacagaactcccatgaccaacagaaaacactggaagggtttggtgggcattgacctagagtttgggagttgtagttcacctacatccagagagcattttgGATTCATACAacggatggatctggaccaaacttggcacggatactcaatatgcccaaatgtggtgggtTAGGGTtgtggttatggttatggttagggttaggggggaggttgattttgtcatttgggagttgtagtttgctgggattgatagttcacctacaatcgaagagcattctgaactccaccaaataccagatacacccaaatttgaatactggtgggttagggttagggttagggttagggttagggttagggttagggttagggttagggttagggttagggttagggttagggttagggtagggggaggttgattttgtcatttgggagttgtagtttgctgggatttatagttcacctacaatcgaagagcattcagaactccaccaatgatggaattgaaccaaacttggcacacagaactcccatgaccaagagaaaatactggaagggttaggtgggcattgaccttgagtttgggagttgtagttcacctacatccggagagcactgtggactcaaacaatgatggatctggaccaaacttggcacagatactcaatattcccaaatttgaacactggtggagtttggggaaaatagaccttgacatttgggaattgtagttgctgggatttatagttcacttactatcaaagagcactctgaaccccaacgatgatagaattgggccaaacttcccacacagaactcccatgaccaacagaaaatactggaaggaattggtgggcattgaccttgagtttccatcacatggagccatggaagttgtaaagcagtgtcaaaccgcattcattcctcAGTGTAGATGGACTAGGGATGGAGTGGGCCAGTGGTATAGTTTGCAAGATCATTTGCTAAATTGGAAGGCAGGCGATGATCAATaaatcctgccccccccccccttggttgGGTAAACTTTTACCATCTGCGCTTGTGCCCATGATCCCAGGATTCAAATATCTGTAAATACACCCGATCCCAGTGCTCAGGATTAATAATTGAAAGTAATGTTGGGACAGTTGCTTTCTCCATTTTGGCTTTGTGAGGTTCTCCCTTTAACCCATGCCTGGGATTCATGCTATTAGAACCACTGTGAaggtctataccaggggtcctcaaactttttaaaccgggggccagttcactgtccctcagaccgttggaggg encodes:
- the LOC137095007 gene encoding uncharacterized protein isoform X2; translated protein: MKLLVVLFALTAVTGGQAMTIREAPSSEPKLRELMDKIYVFGYGGFTAVAVTLEKIAFSAPSTIISSLLAKTYETLREQEAELPPEFQEAKEFLEAVLEKTFRVYDQLKRYDSDGLERVMEALALYVDPVASKALMGVEWLEENVKPMVVEAFQAYERGLDQAMESLKIQVFSYSKELQAKEMQEFGDSLQASMVEAAKKLLLGMETLSKHSKPYWSPFLKEYKKYEPGLREWMERPLIPTQKKD
- the LOC137095007 gene encoding uncharacterized protein isoform X6, which gives rise to MKLLVVLFALTVVTGGQAMTIRVAVTLEKIAFSAPSTIISSLLAKTYETLREQEAELPPEFQEAKEFLEAVLEKTFRVYDQLKRYDSDGLERVMEALALYVDPVASKALMGVEWLEENVKPMVVEAFQAYERGLDQAMESLKIQVFSYSKELQAKEMQEFGDSLQASMVEAAKKLLLGMETLSKHSKPYWSPFLKEYKKYEPGLREWMERPLIPTQKKD
- the LOC137095007 gene encoding apolipoprotein Eb-like isoform X3, encoding MKLLVVLFALTVVTGGQAMTIREAPSSEPKLRELMDKIYVFGYGGFTAVAVTLEKIAFSAPSTIISSLLAKTYETLREQEAELPPEFQEAKEFLEAVLEKTFRVYDQLKRYDSDGLERVMEALALYVDPVASKALMGVEWLEENVKPMVVEAFQAYERGLDQAMESLKIQVFSYSKELQAKEMQEFGDSLQASMVEAAKKLLLGMETLSKHSKPYWSPFLKEYKKYEPGLREWMERPLIPTQKKD
- the LOC137095007 gene encoding uncharacterized protein isoform X5 encodes the protein MKLLVVLFALTAVTGGQAMTIRVAVTLEKIAFSAPSTIISSLLAKTYETLREQEAELPPEFQEAKEFLEAVLEKTFRVYDQLKRYDSDGLERVMEALALYVDPVASKALMGVEWLEENVKPMVVEAFQAYERGLDQAMESLKIQVFSYSKELQAKEMQEFGDSLQASMVEAAKKLLLGMETLSKHSKPYWSPFLKEYKKYEPGLREWMERPLIPTQKKD